A genome region from Mycobacterium florentinum includes the following:
- a CDS encoding LysM peptidoglycan-binding domain-containing protein — MTLMHTVSPRTSNVRRPSDGLVARPRYDQERVLRSRRSVQSRPAGAPMCYRGTGVSMSAAPHRRRPVTLGTTVGLALMAGIITLWLGLVANLGQIANGDSAAAPVPDRLSVVQVEPGESLQDVAHRVAPEAPARQVADRIRELNNLSSPALAAGQTLIAPVG, encoded by the coding sequence ATGACGCTCATGCACACAGTCTCACCGCGGACCAGCAACGTGCGGCGCCCGAGCGACGGGCTGGTTGCACGTCCTCGCTACGACCAGGAGCGCGTGCTACGGTCCCGCCGGTCCGTGCAGTCACGGCCGGCCGGAGCGCCGATGTGCTATCGCGGTACAGGCGTCTCGATGTCGGCCGCGCCGCACCGCCGCCGCCCGGTCACGCTGGGGACGACGGTGGGCCTGGCCCTGATGGCCGGAATCATCACGCTCTGGCTGGGCCTGGTCGCGAACCTCGGTCAGATCGCCAACGGCGACTCCGCCGCCGCTCCAGTGCCGGACCGGCTCTCCGTCGTGCAGGTGGAGCCGGGCGAGTCCCTGCAGGACGTGGCACATCGGGTCGCGCCGGAGGCGCCGGCCCGCCAGGTCGCCGACCGTATCCGCGAACTCAACAACCTGAGCTCGCCGGCGTTGGCGGCCGGTCAGACCCTGATCGCGCCGGTCGGCTGA
- a CDS encoding peroxynitrite isomerase yields MPTDLHPDLEALAPLLGTWAGRGSGEYPTIQPFEYLEEIAFSHVGKPFLAYAQKTRGAADGKPMHAETGYLRVPEPGHVELVLAHPSGVTEIEVGTFSVTGDLIEIELATTSVGLTPTAKEVSALGRSFRIDGDQLSYSVRMGAVGQPLQHHLAAVLQRKS; encoded by the coding sequence ATGCCCACCGACTTACATCCCGATCTCGAGGCACTCGCGCCGCTGCTCGGCACCTGGGCCGGTCGCGGTTCGGGCGAATACCCCACCATCCAGCCCTTCGAATATCTCGAAGAGATCGCCTTTTCCCATGTGGGTAAACCGTTTCTGGCCTACGCCCAAAAGACCAGAGGGGCTGCCGACGGCAAACCGATGCATGCCGAGACCGGCTATCTTCGGGTGCCGGAGCCCGGACATGTCGAGCTGGTGCTGGCTCATCCCAGCGGCGTCACCGAAATCGAGGTCGGCACCTTTTCGGTGACCGGCGATCTCATCGAAATCGAGCTGGCCACCACCTCGGTCGGATTGACTCCGACCGCCAAAGAGGTCTCCGCGCTTGGCCGTTCGTTTCGCATCGACGGCGACCAGCTTTCCTACTCGGTGCGGATGGGTGCGGTCGGGCAACCCCTGCAGCATCATCTCGCCGCGGTGCTGCAGCGAAAGTCCTGA
- the nrdR gene encoding transcriptional regulator NrdR, protein MHCPFCRHPDSRVIDSRETDEGQAIRRRRSCPECGRRFTTVETAVLAVVKRSGVTEPFSREKVIKGVRRACQGRQVDEDALNLLAQQVEDTVRAAGSPEIPSHEVGLAILGPLRDLDEVAYLRFASVYRSFSSADDFEREIAALRKHRKVTTPS, encoded by the coding sequence ATGCATTGTCCGTTCTGTCGCCATCCCGATTCCCGGGTGATCGACTCTCGGGAAACCGATGAAGGCCAAGCCATTCGACGCAGGCGGTCCTGCCCGGAGTGTGGGCGACGCTTCACCACGGTAGAAACCGCGGTGCTGGCCGTCGTCAAGCGCAGCGGTGTCACCGAGCCATTCAGCCGCGAAAAGGTCATCAAGGGCGTGCGCCGCGCGTGCCAGGGCCGTCAGGTCGACGAGGATGCGCTGAACCTGCTGGCCCAGCAGGTCGAAGACACCGTGCGTGCGGCCGGCTCGCCGGAAATCCCCAGTCACGAAGTCGGCCTGGCGATCCTCGGCCCCTTGCGCGACCTGGACGAGGTGGCGTACCTGCGTTTCGCGTCGGTGTACCGGTCCTTTTCGTCGGCCGACGATTTCGAACGCGAGATCGCGGCGCTGCGCAAGCACCGCAAAGTAACGACTCCGAGCTGA
- a CDS encoding PhzF family phenazine biosynthesis protein → MGIDVTVLRVFTDQDGKFGNPLGVVDAAAIAPADRQRLATQLGYSETVFIDLPAAGATTAHATIYTPRTDLPFAGHPTVGASWWLRTNGTPINTLAVPAGVVRVHYDGDLVGVTARSEWGPEYAMHEFDSVEQLLAADPAEFPDDAAHYLWTWIDQAAGSLRSRTFVANLGVPEDEATGSAALRITDHLSRDLSITQGKGSRLETVWSPEGWVRVAGRVVNDGVTQVD, encoded by the coding sequence ATGGGTATCGACGTGACGGTGTTGCGGGTCTTCACCGACCAAGACGGCAAATTCGGTAATCCCCTGGGCGTCGTCGACGCCGCCGCGATCGCTCCCGCCGATCGCCAGCGCCTGGCCACCCAATTGGGTTACAGCGAAACGGTATTCATCGATCTTCCGGCGGCCGGCGCAACCACCGCGCATGCCACGATCTACACCCCGCGCACGGATCTCCCGTTCGCCGGCCATCCCACCGTCGGGGCGTCGTGGTGGCTGCGCACGAACGGCACGCCGATCAACACGCTGGCGGTGCCGGCCGGCGTCGTGCGGGTGCACTACGACGGCGACCTGGTCGGCGTCACCGCCCGCTCGGAATGGGGTCCCGAGTACGCGATGCACGAATTCGATTCAGTCGAACAGCTTCTCGCGGCCGACCCGGCCGAGTTTCCCGACGACGCCGCGCACTACCTGTGGACCTGGATCGACCAGGCCGCCGGCTCGTTGCGCTCCCGGACGTTCGTCGCGAATCTGGGTGTGCCCGAAGACGAAGCGACCGGCTCGGCCGCGCTGCGGATTACCGACCATCTCAGCCGCGACCTGAGCATCACCCAGGGCAAGGGATCGAGGCTGGAAACCGTCTGGAGCCCCGAGGGCTGGGTTCGCGTCGCCGGGCGCGTCGTCAACGACGGTGTGACACAAGTCGACTGA